A window of the bacterium genome harbors these coding sequences:
- a CDS encoding NAD(P)-dependent oxidoreductase, producing MKKVLLTGGSGLLGQYLNLAISRKFNLHTTYKNNPGNCKDFSHTVVDILNENELQKLFENVKPDIVIHSAAITNPVPKTKQSAKEYFNTNVTATRNIAQLCSQYKSKMIYISTDLVYAGYRGSFLKEDAKLIPATLYAETKLVGETKVKESIDNYLILRTALLYGIGLNHSRCHFQTMYDDLKIGKPTKLFIDQYRTPISLADSAKIITELTAMDLKGDTINLGGRDRVSRYELGEMLCSVAGLDKNLLQKITMDEIPNFPKVEDVSLNTEKLQLLGLKSRSIEENISEIIRVNS from the coding sequence ATGAAAAAAGTATTACTAACAGGCGGGAGCGGATTGCTCGGTCAATACCTGAATCTCGCCATTTCAAGAAAGTTCAATTTACACACAACATATAAAAACAATCCCGGTAATTGTAAAGACTTTTCACACACAGTTGTTGATATACTAAATGAAAATGAACTACAGAAATTATTTGAAAATGTTAAACCTGATATTGTTATTCACTCAGCAGCAATCACTAATCCTGTTCCGAAAACAAAGCAGTCAGCCAAAGAATACTTTAATACAAATGTAACTGCGACTAGAAATATTGCGCAGCTATGCAGTCAATACAAATCTAAGATGATTTATATTTCCACAGATCTTGTTTATGCAGGTTATCGTGGTTCTTTCCTGAAAGAAGATGCAAAACTAATTCCTGCAACTTTGTATGCAGAGACAAAACTTGTCGGTGAAACAAAAGTGAAAGAATCAATTGATAATTATTTGATACTTAGAACAGCATTGCTTTATGGAATTGGTTTAAATCATTCTCGCTGTCATTTTCAAACCATGTATGATGATTTGAAAATCGGTAAACCAACAAAACTATTTATAGATCAGTACCGAACTCCCATATCATTGGCTGATTCTGCGAAGATTATCACAGAGTTAACAGCAATGGATTTAAAAGGTGATACTATAAATCTTGGAGGAAGAGATAGAGTTTCGAGATATGAATTGGGGGAAATGCTGTGTTCGGTTGCAGGCTTGGATAAAAATCTTCTTCAAAAAATTACGATGGATGAAATTCCGAATTTTCCCAAAGTTGAAGATGTTTCTTTAAACACTGAAAAACTTCAGTTACTCGGATTAAAATCAAGAAGCATTGAAGAAAATATTTCTGAAATTATTCGTGTCAATTCGTGA
- a CDS encoding DUF1460 domain-containing protein — protein MIRLTFAFLIFTFFNLQAQIFSEQDVEVCNSKFELAVEKNLAEKPIADIIVEIGKSFIGTDYLAHGLEKDGDEQLVINLTGLDCTTFLENALVLARCVKEGKTSFEDYVSELQLIRYRDGVIDQYPSRLHYFSDWIYDNVKKGIVKDVTEEIGGEKIKFKIDFMSTHPESYKHLKENPEFISIIQKQEKEISCREYYFIPKDELESKENLIQNGDLIAITTTVEGLDIGHVGIALKMDDGRIYLMHAPTVNTRVHITKEPLADYLMKYKRHLGVIVLRATEN, from the coding sequence TTGATTCGCCTCACTTTTGCATTCCTTATATTCACTTTCTTTAATCTGCAAGCACAAATATTTTCTGAACAGGATGTTGAAGTTTGCAATTCAAAGTTTGAGTTAGCTGTTGAAAAGAATCTTGCTGAAAAACCAATCGCAGATATAATCGTTGAAATTGGAAAAAGTTTTATTGGAACAGATTATCTTGCTCACGGTTTGGAAAAAGATGGTGACGAACAGCTTGTAATAAATCTTACCGGACTTGACTGTACAACTTTTCTGGAAAACGCACTTGTTCTCGCACGGTGTGTAAAAGAAGGTAAAACGTCTTTCGAAGATTATGTGAGTGAACTTCAATTAATCCGTTATCGCGATGGAGTGATCGATCAGTATCCATCCCGTCTGCATTATTTTTCAGATTGGATATATGACAATGTGAAGAAGGGAATTGTAAAAGATGTTACTGAAGAAATTGGGGGTGAGAAGATAAAATTCAAAATTGATTTTATGTCAACTCATCCTGAGAGTTACAAACACTTGAAAGAAAATCCGGAGTTCATTTCTATTATTCAAAAACAAGAAAAAGAAATTAGCTGCAGAGAATATTATTTCATACCAAAAGATGAATTGGAATCTAAAGAAAATTTAATCCAAAATGGGGATTTGATAGCAATAACAACCACAGTTGAGGGATTGGACATCGGTCACGTAGGAATTGCTTTAAAAATGGATGATGGAAGAATATATTTGATGCATGCACCAACCGTAAACACTCGAGTTCACATTACAAAAGAACCACTTGCAGATTATCTTATGAAATACAAAAGACATTTAGGTGTGATCGTTTTGAGAGCTACCGAAAATTAG
- the dnaB gene encoding replicative DNA helicase, whose protein sequence is MAKTRKANSNGNGFDNSNASDIKPPSAPEIEASVLGAMMIEKEAVPKALEMLSPESFYVKSHRIIFEAMQSLFDSDEPIDTVTLYEELKKRGELEEAGGAVYLSKLSQNIPSAANIEYHAKIILEKQILRGLITSAHEIAKNAYEGSADAFDILDDAERRIFEITESHLSKSYQGMDRAVRDAMEYIERIHSSTQQKFSVPTGFYELDEILGGLQKSDLVILAARPSIGKTALALSIARNAAIDHKVPVGIFSLEMATMQLIIRMICAEARINAHLVRTGKLPHSEGPKLSKTVHKLTDAPIYVDDTPASTVLEIRAKARRLKAEKGIGLIIIDYLQLMTGPASAESREREISHISRSLKSLAKELNIPVMALAQLNRAVEARSDKRPQLSDLRESGSIEQDADVVMFLNRPEYYGIEKDENGESLEGVAEVIVGKQRNGPTGTVKLAFVKEYARFENLAHARQLEEFTSMPVDEDII, encoded by the coding sequence ATGGCAAAAACAAGAAAAGCAAATAGCAACGGAAACGGGTTTGATAATTCAAATGCTTCCGATATAAAACCGCCGTCAGCACCTGAGATAGAAGCATCCGTTCTCGGTGCAATGATGATTGAGAAAGAAGCAGTGCCGAAAGCACTGGAGATGCTCTCGCCGGAAAGTTTTTATGTAAAATCTCATCGGATAATTTTCGAGGCGATGCAATCACTGTTCGATTCCGATGAACCGATTGATACGGTTACTCTCTACGAAGAATTAAAGAAGCGCGGCGAGCTCGAAGAAGCAGGCGGTGCAGTTTATCTCAGCAAGCTTTCGCAGAACATTCCTTCCGCAGCTAACATTGAATACCATGCAAAGATAATTCTTGAAAAACAAATATTGAGAGGATTGATAACAAGTGCTCACGAAATAGCAAAGAATGCGTACGAAGGTTCAGCAGATGCGTTTGATATTCTCGATGACGCCGAGCGAAGAATATTTGAAATAACAGAAAGTCATCTTTCAAAATCTTACCAGGGAATGGACAGAGCAGTTAGAGACGCAATGGAGTATATTGAAAGAATTCACTCATCAACTCAGCAAAAATTTTCCGTACCAACAGGATTTTATGAGCTTGATGAAATTCTCGGCGGACTTCAGAAATCTGATCTGGTAATTCTTGCGGCTCGTCCTTCAATTGGTAAAACAGCACTGGCTTTATCAATTGCTCGTAATGCTGCGATTGATCACAAAGTTCCGGTTGGAATTTTTAGTCTTGAAATGGCAACAATGCAGCTTATAATCAGAATGATTTGTGCTGAAGCGAGAATAAATGCTCATCTTGTAAGAACAGGAAAACTACCGCACTCAGAAGGGCCGAAGCTTAGCAAAACAGTTCATAAATTAACCGATGCACCAATTTATGTTGACGATACACCTGCCTCAACTGTTCTTGAAATAAGAGCGAAAGCCAGAAGATTAAAAGCTGAGAAAGGAATCGGACTTATTATTATTGACTATCTTCAGCTAATGACCGGACCAGCAAGTGCTGAATCAAGAGAAAGAGAAATCTCACACATCTCCCGTTCATTAAAATCACTTGCGAAAGAGCTGAATATTCCTGTGATGGCACTTGCACAGTTAAACCGAGCAGTTGAAGCACGATCGGATAAACGTCCGCAGCTTTCTGATTTAAGAGAGTCAGGCTCAATTGAACAGGATGCTGACGTTGTTATGTTTCTCAACCGACCTGAATATTACGGAATAGAAAAAGATGAAAATGGTGAGTCGCTTGAAGGTGTTGCAGAAGTTATCGTTGGTAAGCAGAGAAATGGTCCGACAGGAACAGTGAAGCTTGCATTTGTGAAAGAGTATGCACGGTTTGAAAATCTTGCACACGCACGTCAGCTTGAAGAATTCACTTCAATGCCGGTTGATGAAGATATTATTTAA
- a CDS encoding DUF190 domain-containing protein yields MHIEGEAKLLRIFVGESDKINHVPVYEKIVLDARKAGLAGATVTKGIMGFGASSRIHTTKVLRLSEDLPLVIEIVDEEKKIEEFIPVLNGIFEEANFGGMITMEKASIIQYKIAGKK; encoded by the coding sequence ATGCATATCGAAGGTGAAGCAAAATTATTACGAATATTCGTTGGTGAATCCGATAAAATAAATCACGTTCCGGTTTATGAAAAGATTGTCCTCGACGCACGCAAAGCAGGATTAGCAGGTGCAACTGTAACAAAAGGAATTATGGGATTTGGTGCTTCCAGCAGAATACATACTACCAAAGTGCTGAGACTCTCCGAAGATTTACCATTGGTAATCGAAATTGTTGATGAAGAAAAAAAGATTGAAGAATTCATTCCGGTATTGAACGGTATTTTTGAAGAAGCAAACTTCGGCGGGATGATCACGATGGAGAAAGCAAGTATTATTCAGTACAAGATCGCCGGTAAAAAGTAA
- the crcB gene encoding fluoride efflux transporter CrcB, giving the protein MKLYIIVAVGSGLGGMLRYFISDFVQRSSTSLFPYGTLAVNIIGSFIIGLVLFYFDSLKLISSEMRLFLTVGLCGGLTTFSTFSYETVKLFQDSEFLLAGANILLNVILTMIAVYLAYILSKIIIGG; this is encoded by the coding sequence ATGAAGTTATATATAATTGTCGCAGTTGGTTCAGGACTTGGTGGAATGCTCAGATATTTTATTTCAGACTTTGTTCAAAGAAGCTCGACTTCGTTATTTCCTTATGGAACGCTAGCGGTAAACATTATCGGAAGCTTCATCATCGGTCTGGTTTTATTTTATTTCGATTCGCTGAAACTTATTTCCTCTGAAATGAGACTCTTCCTTACTGTTGGTCTCTGCGGCGGCCTTACAACTTTCTCCACTTTCTCTTATGAAACAGTAAAACTTTTTCAGGATTCAGAATTTCTTCTTGCCGGTGCCAATATTCTGCTGAACGTTATTCTTACAATGATTGCTGTTTATCTGGCTTATATTTTATCAAAAATTATTATCGGAGGGTGA
- a CDS encoding transposase: protein MNNDKPKNQRRSIRLKEFDYSTPWWYYVTVCTYERKYLFGKIVKGKMVLNEFGKIVEVEWLKTKEIRNNVDLDYYVIMPNHLHGNIIINGRGELNSPQGMNLRLELNSTGNNESRRIQYAPTNDKFKSPSQSLGAIIRGFKSAVTKRIRELTKNTELKIWQRNYYEHIIRNEVDLQNIRNYIELNPLKWELDEYYKPLR, encoded by the coding sequence ATGAATAATGACAAGCCAAAAAATCAGCGTCGGTCAATCAGATTAAAAGAATTTGATTATTCTACTCCTTGGTGGTATTATGTTACAGTTTGTACATATGAAAGAAAATATTTGTTCGGGAAAATCGTTAAAGGCAAGATGGTTCTGAACGAATTCGGAAAGATTGTTGAGGTTGAATGGTTAAAAACAAAAGAAATCAGGAATAATGTTGATTTGGATTATTATGTTATAATGCCAAATCATTTACATGGAAATATAATAATAAACGGTAGGGGCGAATTGAATTCGCCCCAAGGAATGAATTTAAGACTAGAATTGAATTCAACCGGTAATAATGAATCGAGGCGTATACAATACGCCCCTACAAATGATAAATTTAAATCTCCATCGCAATCATTGGGTGCGATTATCAGAGGATTCAAATCTGCAGTAACAAAACGTATCAGAGAATTAACAAAAAATACTGAATTAAAAATCTGGCAGAGAAATTATTATGAGCACATAATCCGAAATGAAGTCGATTTACAGAACATCAGAAATTATATTGAACTTAACCCGCTCAAATGGGAGTTGGATGAATATTACAAACCTTTGAGATAA
- a CDS encoding uracil-DNA glycosylase: protein MSKPSKKEIIKRLTIQKEIFGDELFIPKKKKISSVVKEPEVLFEEPQLFEAEKEDWEKAVSLDQFEKLVSSCTKCRLHKGRNKFVFGTGNPSADVLVIGEGPGAEEDKQGLPFVGRAGQLLTDMLKAIKFSREEVYIGNVVKCRPPENRTPMQDEMDTCMPYLKKQCELIKPKLILCLGLTAAKGLLKKRESLGELRKSIYEYEGAKVIVTYHPAALLRNPHWKKDCWEDLKKFRKLFEELVG, encoded by the coding sequence ATGAGTAAGCCATCGAAAAAAGAAATAATAAAAAGATTAACTATTCAAAAAGAAATTTTTGGCGATGAATTATTCATCCCCAAAAAGAAAAAGATATCATCGGTTGTAAAAGAACCGGAAGTTTTATTCGAAGAACCGCAGTTGTTTGAAGCTGAAAAAGAAGATTGGGAAAAAGCAGTATCCCTTGATCAATTCGAAAAGCTTGTCAGCAGCTGCACAAAATGCAGGCTTCATAAGGGCAGAAATAAATTTGTTTTTGGAACCGGCAATCCAAGCGCAGATGTATTAGTTATCGGAGAAGGTCCCGGTGCAGAAGAGGATAAACAGGGTTTGCCTTTTGTCGGAAGAGCCGGACAGCTTTTAACTGATATGCTCAAAGCAATTAAGTTTTCAAGAGAAGAAGTTTACATTGGTAATGTTGTCAAATGTCGACCGCCCGAAAACAGAACTCCGATGCAAGATGAAATGGATACCTGTATGCCATATCTTAAAAAACAATGTGAACTCATAAAACCAAAATTAATTTTGTGTCTTGGTTTGACTGCCGCTAAAGGCTTGTTGAAAAAAAGAGAGTCACTCGGTGAATTAAGAAAAAGTATTTATGAGTACGAAGGTGCAAAAGTGATCGTTACGTATCATCCAGCTGCGCTGCTTCGCAATCCGCACTGGAAAAAAGATTGCTGGGAGGATTTGAAAAAATTTAGGAAATTATTTGAAGAGTTAGTTGGTTAA
- the coaBC gene encoding bifunctional phosphopantothenoylcysteine decarboxylase/phosphopantothenate--cysteine ligase CoaBC yields MITDSLSGKKILLGVTGCIAAYKSALIVREFVKRGAEVKVVMTPSATEFITPLTLATLSHNEVVVNTFPKNQKDGTSLSTWHIDFALWSDIMLIAPATINTIAKIAYGFADTALTTLVTALRSPLVVAPAADVDMFNNPINKENLVKLEKLGHYIIYPETGELASGLSGDGRLADTNKIIDAVELILSGYSKDLMGKKILVTGGPTYEDIDPVRFIGNRSSGKMGYAIAKAAFLRGADVTLVSGPSSQSIYPEIKTINVRSASEMEKAVKKEITKNDLLIMSAAVSDFRPTKIVSNKIKKDKTSLELKLELNPDILSSINSKKIKVIGFALETQNELANAKKKLKEKNLDMVVLNSPGKETGFEVDTNKVTIIKQDGKSIKLPLLSKFQVANKILTEAKNIL; encoded by the coding sequence ATGATTACAGATTCTTTATCGGGGAAAAAAATTCTCCTTGGAGTTACAGGATGTATTGCAGCATATAAATCAGCTTTAATTGTCAGGGAGTTTGTCAAACGAGGCGCAGAAGTAAAAGTTGTAATGACACCTTCCGCAACAGAATTTATTACTCCACTCACATTAGCGACACTCTCACACAATGAAGTAGTGGTCAATACATTTCCTAAAAATCAAAAAGATGGAACAAGCCTTTCAACCTGGCATATTGATTTTGCATTGTGGTCAGATATAATGCTTATTGCTCCAGCAACAATAAATACAATTGCAAAGATTGCATATGGATTTGCTGACACTGCATTAACAACTCTGGTAACAGCACTTCGTTCTCCTTTAGTAGTAGCTCCTGCCGCTGATGTGGATATGTTCAACAATCCAATCAATAAAGAAAATCTTGTTAAGCTGGAGAAACTTGGGCATTACATCATCTATCCGGAAACTGGTGAACTGGCAAGCGGACTCTCCGGAGATGGAAGGTTAGCCGATACAAATAAAATTATTGATGCAGTTGAACTGATTCTATCCGGTTATTCAAAAGATTTGATGGGTAAAAAAATACTTGTAACTGGCGGACCAACTTATGAAGATATCGATCCGGTGAGATTTATTGGAAATCGCTCTTCCGGCAAAATGGGATATGCGATTGCAAAAGCTGCATTCTTGAGAGGTGCAGATGTTACTCTAGTTTCGGGTCCTTCTTCACAAAGCATTTATCCCGAAATAAAAACAATAAATGTTCGCTCCGCTTCGGAAATGGAAAAAGCAGTTAAGAAAGAGATAACTAAAAATGATTTGCTTATAATGTCTGCTGCTGTTTCTGATTTTCGTCCGACTAAGATTGTTTCAAACAAAATTAAAAAGGATAAAACATCACTTGAGCTTAAACTTGAATTAAATCCTGATATTCTTTCTTCAATAAATTCAAAAAAAATAAAAGTAATCGGTTTTGCACTTGAGACTCAAAATGAATTAGCCAACGCAAAGAAAAAACTGAAAGAGAAAAATCTTGATATGGTTGTATTAAACTCTCCGGGCAAAGAAACCGGCTTTGAAGTTGACACAAACAAAGTGACAATAATCAAGCAGGATGGTAAATCAATTAAGCTTCCATTGCTTTCCAAGTTCCAGGTTGCAAACAAAATATTAACCGAAGCAAAAAATATTTTGTAA
- a CDS encoding DNA-directed RNA polymerase subunit omega: MEITPIDLREIDKRASNVYEGIIVTAKKARQINAENKIEFNALLSTIPEATTDDESEDIDNPAQLKIALDMEQRKKPHLQALSEFLDGKIEFEYK, encoded by the coding sequence ATGGAAATAACACCGATTGATTTAAGAGAAATCGATAAACGGGCAAGTAATGTCTATGAAGGAATTATTGTCACCGCTAAAAAAGCAAGGCAGATCAATGCTGAAAATAAAATTGAGTTTAACGCTTTACTTAGCACAATTCCTGAAGCTACTACAGATGATGAAAGTGAAGACATTGATAATCCGGCTCAGTTGAAAATTGCTCTTGATATGGAACAGAGAAAGAAACCTCATCTTCAGGCACTCAGTGAGTTTCTTGATGGCAAAATAGAATTCGAGTATAAATAA
- the gmk gene encoding guanylate kinase, whose translation MSNAVGKILVFSAPSGAGKTTIVKEILKTFPQVVFSISATTRPKRETEKNGVEYFFLSEEEFKKKIKSEDFIEWEKFYDYYYGTLKSFIIENIKGGKPVLLELDVKGALTIKRLYPYAHLIYISPPSFEELVKRLKQRNTESESDFLKRIERAKMELSLKDQFDYIIENKDLEIAIKEAKSLVEKILKEN comes from the coding sequence GTGAGTAATGCTGTAGGAAAAATATTAGTATTTTCAGCTCCGAGTGGTGCAGGTAAAACTACAATAGTAAAAGAAATTCTTAAAACCTTTCCTCAGGTGGTCTTTTCGATCTCCGCAACCACCCGACCGAAGAGAGAGACTGAAAAAAACGGTGTTGAGTATTTTTTCCTTTCCGAGGAAGAATTCAAAAAAAAGATAAAAAGTGAAGATTTCATTGAATGGGAGAAGTTTTACGATTACTATTATGGAACTTTAAAGAGCTTTATAATAGAAAATATTAAGGGCGGAAAGCCTGTTCTCCTGGAACTTGATGTAAAGGGTGCGCTCACAATAAAAAGACTTTACCCGTATGCACATTTAATATATATTTCGCCTCCCAGTTTCGAAGAACTTGTTAAAAGACTCAAGCAAAGAAATACTGAAAGTGAGTCTGATTTTTTGAAACGGATTGAACGGGCTAAGATGGAACTTAGCCTGAAAGATCAATTTGACTACATAATTGAAAATAAAGATCTAGAAATTGCAATTAAAGAAGCAAAAAGTTTAGTTGAAAAAATATTAAAGGAGAATTAG
- a CDS encoding YicC family protein codes for MIYSMTGFGKGSASKSKISVEAEVKSVNSRFFEISLKLPPLLSPYDYEIREFIKSKVQRGKLSVILHFKKDGIENGFVSVDDEKLSKHLSLIRKIKKAAAITDEIKLEHLLASKELFVSQDTEIGKAEFELVKSALDKAIDKLISMKKKEGTELSKDLSARIENIVKIVSQIEDEYKKNINEYYDKLKLRIKELLGNAEISEDRLNLELALIADRADITEECVRLRSHLKFFKESVKNEKEPGKKLNFLCQEMNRETNTISSKSVSTSIIHHSVLIKEEIEKIREQIQNIE; via the coding sequence ATGATATACAGCATGACAGGCTTTGGAAAAGGGAGTGCATCAAAAAGCAAAATATCTGTCGAAGCGGAAGTTAAGAGCGTGAATAGCAGGTTCTTTGAAATTTCCTTAAAGCTTCCCCCGTTACTATCTCCTTACGATTATGAAATAAGAGAATTCATTAAATCAAAAGTTCAGCGCGGAAAACTCAGTGTTATACTTCACTTCAAGAAGGACGGGATTGAAAACGGATTTGTTTCTGTGGATGATGAAAAACTTTCAAAGCACTTGTCACTTATCAGGAAAATTAAAAAAGCAGCGGCTATAACTGATGAAATAAAATTGGAACATCTTCTTGCAAGTAAGGAATTATTTGTCTCGCAGGATACAGAAATCGGTAAAGCTGAATTTGAACTGGTTAAGTCAGCACTCGATAAGGCGATTGACAAATTGATTTCAATGAAAAAGAAAGAAGGGACTGAATTGTCAAAAGATCTTTCAGCCAGAATTGAAAACATTGTTAAGATAGTTTCGCAGATTGAAGATGAATACAAAAAAAATATTAACGAATATTATGATAAACTTAAGCTGCGAATAAAAGAATTATTGGGTAATGCAGAAATAAGTGAAGACAGGCTTAATCTTGAGCTTGCTTTGATTGCTGATAGGGCAGATATAACAGAAGAATGTGTAAGATTAAGGAGTCATCTGAAATTCTTTAAAGAAAGTGTAAAGAATGAAAAGGAGCCGGGAAAAAAATTAAATTTCCTTTGTCAGGAAATGAACCGCGAAACTAACACCATTTCTTCCAAGTCAGTTTCAACATCAATCATTCATCACTCTGTGTTGATAAAGGAAGAAATTGAAAAAATAAGAGAACAAATCCAGAATATCGAGTAA
- a CDS encoding BamA/TamA family outer membrane protein, with amino-acid sequence MKLFLNTVLIVFCLSITHLAQEFEDYELSSINFEGNETFTDAELKAVIQSEENPFWFWRFLYNTIVFLGSPPNYFDSTTISVDIISLKSYYAVNGFFKAEISSSFVVDSVGKSAELTYFIKENAGHTYGKVRFTGLDNLSEEMNEAIEEYKEYPTWERYVQENVQTKNDAIITYLKDNGFMLARYDSTVVKIDTVNAKADIYTYFNRGRWYTYGDIKIESDGESSSEVSYDLITYLTDINVGDVYREREISKSRVRLARTGLFTSINLTADTISSMSSKARLLIKGTVGSLNELSPEVFADNEFGYFNVGVGASYIRKNFLGDARKLTIRARFRINDVTNISFDSDLFEETFQTEVDLSAIIEQPFLFSRNVAGRLEGYVKSYNINTVDYQNYGANFTSAFDLPRYTFINLLNPYLRFDRLSYSIPEFEDTLSVSPKTFTSSLGAEIGSTNTDDLFYPTEGRIISLISEVSSANVEYNALNLRSGQSILAVDSLGFYFKMQLTCGLYNTISRDKFTIFGIKVKAGYIQMISGDAALVSPNQTFFAGGSNSVRGWRGRELVPSDPLFNKTIFPPSLNEELKIRGGNILLEGSFEYRRKFEEEYGFAFFTDYGNTWNNFKDIRIDQIALAVGTGIRYYSPIAPFRLDFGFKFYDPKDQKFIFNKQFFDTMVIHFGIGEAF; translated from the coding sequence ATGAAGCTTTTCTTAAACACTGTATTAATTGTTTTCTGTTTAAGTATTACTCATCTGGCACAGGAATTCGAAGATTACGAATTATCGTCAATAAACTTTGAAGGCAATGAAACCTTCACAGACGCAGAACTTAAAGCCGTTATACAAAGTGAGGAAAATCCATTCTGGTTCTGGCGGTTTTTATACAATACAATTGTATTTCTTGGTTCTCCACCGAATTATTTTGATTCAACTACTATCTCAGTTGACATTATTTCTTTAAAATCTTATTACGCAGTTAATGGATTCTTTAAAGCAGAAATAAGTTCTTCATTCGTCGTAGACTCAGTTGGTAAATCAGCGGAACTTACTTATTTCATTAAAGAAAATGCCGGACATACTTATGGAAAGGTTCGTTTTACCGGACTTGACAATCTCAGCGAAGAAATGAACGAGGCAATCGAAGAATATAAAGAATATCCAACCTGGGAAAGATATGTTCAGGAAAATGTGCAGACAAAAAATGATGCTATTATTACTTATTTAAAAGATAATGGCTTCATGCTTGCACGCTATGACAGTACTGTGGTGAAAATTGATACCGTAAATGCTAAGGCTGATATTTATACTTATTTTAATCGTGGCAGATGGTACACTTATGGTGATATTAAAATTGAAAGCGATGGTGAATCAAGCTCTGAAGTGAGTTACGATCTGATTACATACCTTACCGATATAAATGTTGGGGACGTTTACAGGGAAAGAGAAATTTCAAAAAGCAGAGTACGCCTTGCACGTACCGGACTTTTCACTTCAATTAATCTCACAGCTGATACGATAAGTTCAATGAGCAGTAAGGCACGTCTTCTGATCAAAGGAACTGTCGGTAGTTTAAACGAGCTCTCCCCTGAAGTATTTGCCGATAATGAATTTGGTTATTTTAATGTTGGTGTAGGTGCTAGTTATATAAGAAAAAATTTTCTTGGTGATGCGAGAAAACTGACTATCAGAGCGCGTTTTAGAATAAATGATGTTACCAACATAAGTTTTGACTCTGATTTGTTTGAAGAAACTTTTCAGACCGAAGTAGATCTCTCCGCTATAATTGAACAACCCTTCCTTTTCAGCAGGAACGTCGCAGGAAGACTTGAGGGTTATGTAAAATCTTATAATATCAATACTGTTGATTATCAGAATTACGGGGCAAATTTTACATCAGCGTTTGATTTGCCCAGATACACATTCATAAATCTGTTAAATCCATACTTAAGATTTGACAGATTAAGCTATAGCATCCCTGAATTTGAAGATACACTTTCTGTAAGTCCTAAGACATTTACTTCTTCGCTGGGTGCAGAAATTGGTTCAACAAATACCGATGATCTTTTCTATCCAACAGAAGGAAGGATCATTTCTTTGATTTCCGAAGTATCCTCAGCAAATGTTGAATATAATGCACTAAACCTCAGAAGCGGGCAATCTATTCTGGCTGTAGATTCTTTGGGTTTTTATTTTAAGATGCAGCTTACCTGTGGATTATATAATACAATTTCAAGAGATAAATTCACAATTTTTGGTATCAAAGTTAAAGCCGGTTACATTCAAATGATTAGTGGCGACGCAGCGCTCGTTTCTCCAAACCAAACTTTTTTTGCTGGAGGCAGCAATTCAGTACGAGGATGGAGAGGAAGAGAATTAGTACCTTCTGATCCACTTTTTAACAAGACTATATTCCCGCCTTCACTTAATGAAGAGCTGAAAATCAGAGGTGGAAATATTTTGCTCGAAGGAAGTTTTGAATATCGCAGAAAATTTGAAGAGGAATATGGCTTTGCGTTTTTTACTGACTACGGTAATACCTGGAATAATTTCAAGGATATAAGAATTGATCAGATTGCTCTGGCTGTTGGAACAGGTATTAGGTACTATTCACCTATTGCGCCATTCAGGCTGGATTTTGGTTTTAAGTTTTACGATCCTAAGGATCAGAAATTTATTTTTAACAAACAGTTTTTTGACACAATGGTAATCCACTTTGGTATAGGTGAAGCATTCTGA